A stretch of Fusarium poae strain DAOMC 252244 chromosome 2, whole genome shotgun sequence DNA encodes these proteins:
- a CDS encoding hypothetical protein (TransMembrane:12 (i125-144o150-166i173-191o203-225i232-253o259-282i345-364o384-411i445-462o474-496i517-538o558-575i)): MSHDIKKTTDIKVEVALARDVEAIEMNDMSASSSQYKDDTHNNTTKAWAASVPSSEDQSKEQNDWLDGFRRADRRKMKKGWDKQYQSEERPQIPGDNRYFDIRAANAKTATSALARELKGRHLQMIAFGGAIGTGLFVTSGTALHEGGPGSVLISYMVIGALQYCTMQSLAELAVIFPIAGSFSAFSTRFLDPSWGFAMGWNYCLQWLFTLPLEIIAGAFTITYWNEGIAKSIFVVIFLAAIFIINLFGVKAYGEAEFVFSTIKVTAIVAFILLGIVINIGGEPTGSYIGGRYWIDPGFFNNGFKGFCSVLVTSCFSFTGTELIGLAAAETANPRKSLPSAIKQVFWRITLFYIVSLMLVSLLVPHDDPRILDASSSNSAASPFVVAIETMGTTVLPSVMNAVILIAVISVGNSSVFGSSRTLAALADQSMAPAIFSYVDKQGRPLVAIIFASCVGLLAFIVDLKAHDVIFDWLLSVSSLATLFTWGSICLTHIRFRNAWAHASHTLEQLPFRARSGTIGSWFALCGYTLILLSQVWTAVAPVETKENATTGDIVQSVFLRLMAVPIVLVMYLGHKLWYRTSFVKLDDIDIQTGRRYYRVHLMNEEDKEARGTWPLWKKVYHSVC, from the exons ATGTCACATGACATTAAAAAGACGACCGACATCAAAGTCGAGGTCGCTCTCGCCCGCGATGTCGAAGCCATCGAGATGAACGACATGAGCGCCTCATCGTCGCAATACAAGGATGACACCCACAACAACACTACCAAAGCCTGGGCTGCCTCGGTACCCAGTTCAGAGGATCAATCCAAGGAGCAAAATGACTGGCTGGATGGATTTCGAAGGGCCGATCGAcgaaagatgaagaagggtTGGGATAAGCAGTACCAATCTGAAGAGCGACCCCAAATACCAGGAGATAACCGATACTTTGACATAAGAGCTGCCAACGCAAAGACTGCAACCTCGGCGCTGGCAAGGGAATTAAAGGGAAGGCATTTGCAAATGATCGCATTCGGTGGTGCTATCG GTACTGGTCTCTTTGTTACATCCGGTACCGCTCTTCACGAGGGTGGCCCTGGTAGTGTTCTGATCTCGTACATGGTTATTGGTGCTCTACAATACTGTACCATGCAATCACTCGCCGAACTCGCCGTCATCTTCCCCATCGCTGGTTCATTCTCTGCTTTTTCGACACGTTTCCTCGACCCCTCATGGGGCTTTGCTATGGGATGGAA TTACTGTCTTCAATGGCTTTTTACATTACCTCTCGAGATCATCGCTGGCGCCTTTACTATCACTTACTGGAATGAAGGCATCGCCAAGTCCATATTTGTGGTCATCTTCCTTGCTGCCAttttcatcatcaacctcttTGGCGTTAAAGCCTATGGTGAAGCCGAATTTGTCTTCTCAACCATCAAAGTCACTGCTATCGTCGCCTTCAT CCTTCTTGGAATCGTCATTAACATTGGAGGTGAACCTACAGGAAGCTACATCGGAGGCCGCTATTGGATTGACCCAGGCTTCTTCAACAATGGCTTCAAAGGCTTCTGTTCTGTGCTCGTCACATCATGCTTCTCCTTCACCGGAACAGAACTTATCGGCTTAGCAGCGGCAGAGACAGCTAACCCTCGCAAGTCCTTACCTAGCGCCATCAAGCAGGTCTTTTGGCGCATCACGCTCTTCTATATCGTGTCTCTCATGCTCGTCAGCCTTTTGGTCCCTCACGACGACCCTCGCATCCTCGACGCCAGCTCCTCCAACTCTGCCGCCTCACCCTTTGTCGTCGCTATTGAGACAATGGGAACGACAGTCTTACCGAGTGTCATGAACGCAGTTATTCTTATTGCTGTTATTAGTGTCGGCAACTCTTCTGTTTTCGGTTCTTCGCGAACACTTGCTGCTCTTGCAGATCAGTCCATGGCGCCAGCTATCTTCTCCTACGTTGACAAGCAAGGTCGTCCGTTGGTGGCCATCATCTTTGCCTCCTGTGTTGGGTTATTAGCTTTCATTGTTGATTTGAAGGCTCATGATGTTATCTTTGACTGGTTGCTGTCTGTCAGTTCTCTGGCGACGCTGTTTACCTGGGGCAGTATTTGCCTTACTCATATCCGATTCCGAAACGCCTGGGCCCATGCATCGCATACTCTCGAGCAATTACCCTTCCGCGCACGATCCGGCACCATTGGATCATGGTTCGCTCTCTGCGGATACACACTCATCCTACTAAGTCAAGTCTGGACAGCTGTTGCGCCTGTCGAGACCAAGGAGAACGCAACAACAGGAGACATTGTGCAGAGTGTTTTCCTTCGATTGATGGCTGTGCCCATCGTTTTGGTCATGTACTTGGGTCACAAGCTCTGGTACCGAACGAGCTTTGTGAAACTGGATGATATAGATATCCAGACTGGACGGAGGTACTACCGTGTGCATTTGATGAATGAAGAAGACAAGGAAGCGAGAGGGACATGGCCATTGTGGAAGAAGGTCTATCATTCTGTCTGTTAA
- a CDS encoding hypothetical protein (TransMembrane:1 (i134-155o)), with amino-acid sequence MNDNVAFIVSQISDIHFTAKERDVLIRFLVFSSRLTAWLLSQKNASPSTVQRWQLLMRQLSLTAKLLRVGKFTQQFRFAARGLTGRHQDLFLGYITVIRQLLTAVYMTCDNATVLNSIGFIPWKGAKTLERRAFRVWFAAGVCGFVAQVYCLYQLKTWSANDEDDRRSLL; translated from the coding sequence ATGAACGACAATGTAGCATTCATCGTTTCACAAATCAGCGACATTCACTTCACAGCCAAAGAACGCGATGTCCTCATTCGCTTCCTCGTattctcgtctcgtcttACCGCTTGGCTCCTCAGTCAAAAGAATGCTTCACCATCTACGGTACAGCGATGGCAGCTTCTAATGAGACAGCTCTCACTCACAGCAAAGCTCCTCCGCGTCGGGAAATTCACCCAGCAGTTCCGTTTTGCCGCACGGGGCTTAACGGGTAGACACCAAGATCTATTCCTGGGGTACATAACTGTGATTCGTCAACTGTTAACGGCTGTATACATGACATGCGATAATGCTACGGTGCTGAACAGTATCGGTTTCATTCCCTGGAAGGGAGCCAAGACATTGGAAAGGAGAGCTTTTCGGGTATGGTTTGCCGCAGGTGTTTGTGGATTTGTTGCACAGGTGTACTGCTTGTACCAATTAAAGACATGGAGTgccaatgatgaagatgataggCGGTCTCTGTTGTAA
- a CDS encoding hypothetical protein (TransMembrane:1 (o234-257i)), producing MPTLEPATDLDPNVWYQISELAVDTADKDLHGMLQPTAPGGDLRVWPANKNSYWQFQKIDDKPGRYQLRCSDTTVKKQLSVCYRPDVINEKRRTRPCLMATDDTDKQKWDVSLWGKDDTYRITNVQNGTKWNLDCIPDGPVFMSSNFEGEQLRQQWLLQSVGEVNNDMYSTIYSAPPTGSTGDSTATTAGTTAGTTGSNSEATATSDPPSNESSDKDSSSSSDNNGNNGLSSGAVAGISVAITLAVVALALAGFFFWRRNKRKHSPIASSDPSDDKYNNSPIVVSPGDGTHSHYAPDKMPDAAEMSQEQRPAELPNGYQRHEMA from the exons ATGCCTACCCTGGAACCTGCGACAGATCTGGACCCCAATGTGTGGTACCAGATCTCAGAGCTCGCTGTTGACACAGCCGATAAAGATTTACACGGCATGCTTCAGCCTACTGCCCCAGGAGGCGATCTACGAGTCTGGCCAGCTAACAAAAACTCCTACTGGCAATTT CAAAAAATAGACGATAAGCCCGGCCGATACCAATTACGATGCTCCGACACGACCGTCAAAAAACAGCTCTCAGTATGCTACCGACCCGATGTTATAAACGAAAAGCGCCGCACGAGACCATGCTTGATGGCCACTGATGACACCGACAAACAGAAATGGGATGTGTCATTATGGGGCAAGGACGATACATACAGGATAACAAACGTACAAAATGGTACAAAGTGGAATCTAGATTGTATCCCCGACGGTCCAGTGTTTATGAGCTCCAATTTCGAAGGGGAACAACTTCGTCAACAATGGTTATTGCAGAGCGTTGGAGAGGTGAACAATGACATGTACTCGACCATATACAGCGCA CCACCAACCGGATCGACAGGCGATAGTACTGCCACAACAGCCGGCACGACCGCTGGTACAACAGGCTCCAACTCCGAAGCGACTGCAACATCCGACCCTCCAAGCAACGAATCAAGCGACAAGGACAGCAGCAGTAGTAGTGACAATAACGGAAACAATGGCTTGTCCTCTGGTGCGGTCGCCGGCATATCGGTGGCCATCACCCTCGCCGTTGTCGCCCTAGCTCTAGCAGGATTCTTCTTCTGGCGGCGCAACAAGCGCAAGCATAGCCCCATTGCATCTTCGGATCCTTCAGACGACAAGTATAACAACTCGCCTATTGTGGTGTCACCAGGGGATGGTACTCATTCTCACTATGCACCTGACAAAATGCCTGATGCAGCCGAGATGTCACAAGAACAAAGACCTGCCGAGCTACCGAATGGTTACCAACGACACGAAATGGCATAG
- a CDS encoding hypothetical protein (TransMembrane:6 (i21-43o49-76i88-107o113-131i143-161o181-201i)), whose product MFTQPTLITEEQRIWTRKYSFLAIPIWGIAMMFIKISIAMMMLRIQPTLLWWRIFCFVIMSVLVAYGVANTFFILLQCRPLEASWDTSVLQTIDGASCLPITGILIMSNLGSGINIATDILLSLAPTLFLWKLKRPLKEKILVGALMGLGMFASIASIVKATLVKEFGGSTKDPWALTNAIATWTALEQILIMIASSAPFLKPLVQSALNRMGWTLSGTSAARSGYGNHYRDMNGQSVRHSRIVTNKSMTSRRDIYGEDEDPFAVGESADAIPLEVKAFEGGKGTEERDIATMRTTQGSRTTRSWDSRDERGSMDREYTPSHAV is encoded by the coding sequence ATGTTCACACAACCCACACTTATAACCGAAGAGCAACGAATATGGACGCGAAAATACTCCTTCCTCGCAATACCGATATGGGGGATTGCCATGATGTTCATCAAGATCAGCATTGCAATGATGATGCTTCGAATCCAACCAACACTGCTTTGGTGGCGCATCTTCTGCTTTGTTATAATGTCCGTCCTGGTAGCGTACGGCGTCGCAAACACTTTCTTCATTCTCTTACAATGCCGACCTCTAGAGGCATCGTGGGATACTTCCGTTCTGCAAACAATCGATGGAGCCAGCTGTCTTCCAATAACTGGCATTCTGATCATGTCAAACCTTGGATCTGGCATCAACATTGCAACAGATATCTTACTTTCTCTGGCACCGACGTTGTTCCTATGGAAGCTGAAACGACCGCTGAAGGAGAAGATACTGGTCGGTGCGTTGATGGGTCTGGGAATGTTTGCGAGTATCGCCTCGATCGTCAAAGCCACCCTGGTAAAGGAGTTCGGCGGATCGACAAAAGACCCATGGGCCCTCACAAACGCAATCGCAACATGGACAGCCCTCGAGCAGATCCTCATCATGATCGCCTCTTCAGCTCCTTTCTTGAAACCTCTGGTTCAATCTGCTTTAAATCGCATGGGCTGGACATTATCAGGCACTTCAGCTGCTCGCTCAGGCTACGGCAATCATTATCGCGATATGAATGGGCAGAGTGTGCGTCATTCGAGGATCGTTACCAACAAGTCTATGACTTCTCGCAGAGATATTTACGGTGAAGATGAGGACCCATTCGCAGTAGGAGAAAGCGCCGATGCTATTCCGCTAGAAGTAAAAGCTTTCGAGGGAGGGAAAGGAACAGAAGAAAGGGATATTGCAACAATGAGAACGACGCAGGGTTCTCGGACAACCAGGTCTTGGGATTCGAGAGACGAGAGGGGTAGCATGGACAGGGAATATACGCCGAGCCATGCCGTGTAG